One window of Pyrus communis chromosome 12, drPyrComm1.1, whole genome shotgun sequence genomic DNA carries:
- the LOC137711044 gene encoding (+)-cis,trans-nepetalactol synthase NEPS1-like translates to MSTVRNKLQGRVAIITGGESGIGEATARLFADHGAIMVMIADIQDELGRQVAESIGTHRCSYVHCDVSDEEQVKTMVETTVHKYGQLDIMFSNAGIVSRSDQTVLDLDFSAFDRLFDVNVRGMALCVKHAARVMVERSVRGSIVCTASVAANHGMEIRTDYCMSKHAVLGLVRSASRQLGVHGIRVNCVSPNALATQLTCRARGMEMGEVQKSYEKFACLKGVVLTPRHVADAVLFLACDDSEFVTGHDMVVDGGFVRQ, encoded by the coding sequence ATGAGCACAGTGCGCAACAAATTACAAGGCAGAGTAGCAATAATCACCGGCGGAGAAAGCGGCATCGGTGAGGCGACGGCACGCCTGTTTGCCGATCATGGTGCCATCATGGTGATGATCGCCGACATCCAAGATGAGCTAGGCCGTCAAGTAGCCGAATCTATTGGTACACATAGATGCAGCTATGTGCACTGTGACGTATCCGATGAAGAACAAGTGAAGACCATGGTGGAAACTACAGTGCACAAATATGGGCAGCTAGATATCATGTTTAGCAACGCTGGTATTGTTAGTAGATCAGATCAGACCGTTCTTGACCTTGATTTTTCAGCTTTTGACCGTTTGTTCGATGTGAACGTCCGTGGTATGGCCTTGTGTGTTAAACATGCAGCGCGTGTCATGGTAGAACGGAGCGTGAGGGGGAGCATAGTGTGCACGGCGAGTGTGGCGGCGAACCACGGCATGGAGATTAGGACGGACTACTGCATGTCGAAGCACGCGGTACTGGGGTTGGTTCGGTCGGCCAGCCGGCAGCTTGGGGTGCACGGCATCAGGGTGAACTGCGTCTCGCCGAACGCATTGGCCACCCAGTTAACGTGCCGTGCGCGTGGGATGGAAATGGGAGAAGTCCAGAAGTCGTATGAGAAGTTCGCATGCTTGAAAGGGGTTGTGCTGACGCCGAGGCACGTGGCGGATGCGGTGTTGTTTCTAGCTTGTGATGATTCTGAGTTTGTCACTGGACATGACATGGTGGTGGACGGTGGCTTTGTTCGCCAATGA
- the LOC137710198 gene encoding (+)-cis,cis-nepetalactol synthase NEPS3-like, producing the protein MADHKVDRVSIGQTIKKLQGKVAVVTGGASGIGEATARKFALHGARAVVTVDVQYDKGQNVAASIGHDRSTYIQCDVADEDHSQELRPPRCDVHQRRHLLHVTADLNGL; encoded by the coding sequence ATGGCGGACCACAAAGTCGACAGAGTCTCAATCGGCCAAACCATCAAAAAGCTTCAAGGAAAGGTCGCAGTTGTTACTGGTGGCGCCAGTGGCATCGGTGAAGCCACCGCACGAAAATTTGCCTTGCATGGCGCACGTGCCGTGGTTACCGTCGATGTCCAGTACGACAAAGGCCAAAACGTAGCAGCATCGATCGGTCATGACCGCTCCACTTACATCCAGTGCGACGTGGCCGACGAGGACCACAGTCAAGAACTACGGCCGCCTCGATGTGATGTTCATCAACGCCGGCATTTGCTGCACGTCACAGCAGACCTTAATGGACTTTGA
- the LOC137711351 gene encoding LRR receptor-like serine/threonine-protein kinase FEI 2 — translation MKKGFLVWVFSVISAAIFSSHCSLALSPDGLALLEIKSTLNDSRNVLSDWQDSDESPCKWTGITCHPQELRVISINLPYMQLGGTISPSIGKLSRLQRLALHQNSLHGNIPNEITNCAELRALYLRANYLQGGIPSDIGNLSYLTILDLSSNLLKGAIPSSIGRLSKLHSLNLSTNFFSGEIPDVGVLSTFGNNSFIGNLDLCGQQVRKPCRTSLGFPAVLPHTATSDEASVPSKRSSHYIKGVLIGAMSALGIAFFILLTFLWVRLPSKKERVAKKYTEVKKQVNQEASTKLITFHGDMPYPSSEIIEKLESLDEEDVVGSGGFGTVYRMVMNDCGTFAVKRIDRSREGCDQVFERELEILGSIKHINLVNLRGYCRLPVSKLLIYDYLAMGSLDDLLHEHGMEERPLNWNARLKIALGSARGIAYLHHDCSPKIVHRDIKSSNILLNENLDPHVSDFGLAKLLVDEDAHVTTVVAGTFGYLAPEYLQSGRATQKSDVYSFGVLLLELVTGKRPTDPTFVKRGLNVVGWMNTQLKENRLHEVVDKRCKDADAETVEAILEIAARCTDANPDDRPSMNQVLQLLEQEVMSPCPSDFYESHSDHC, via the exons atgaagaagggtTTCTTGGTTTGGGTTTTCTCAGTAATTTCAGCTGCAATCTTCTCCTCCCATTGCTCTCTTGCTCTCAGCCCAGATG GTTTGGCATTGTTGGAAATCAAAAGCACTTTGAATGACAGCAGAAATGTTCTCAGTGACTGGCAGGATTCTGATGAATCACCCTGTAAATGGACTGGCATTACTTGCCATCCTCAGGAACTTAGAGTCATCTCTAT TAACTTGCCTTACATGCAACTAGGAGGCACCATATCTCCCAGCATTGGTAAACTCAGCAGATTACAAAGATT GGCACTTCACCAAAACAGCTTACATGGAAACATTCCTAATGAAATTACCAATTGTGCTGAGCTTAGGGCTCT GTACTTGAGGGCTAACTATCTCCAAGGTGGTATTCCATCAGATATCGGAAACCTTTCTTATCTCACCATACT GGATTTATCAAGCAATTTATTAAAAGGTGCTATACCTTCATCTATCGGCCGCCTCTCAAAATTACACTCCTT GAACTTGTCCACCAACTTCTTCAGCGGTGAAATCCCAGACGTTGGAGTTCTAAGCACTTTTGGTAACAATTC GTTTATTGGCAATCTAGATCTTTGTGGCCAACAAGTGCGCAAGCCCTGTCGGACCTCACTGGGATTTCCTGCAGTGCTACCACATACTGCTACAAGTGATGAAGCATCAG TGCCTTCTAAACGATCTTCTCATTATATCAAGGGAGTTCTCATTGGTGCAATGTCTGCGTTGGGCATTGCATTTTTCATTCTCCTTACCTTCCTTTGGGTTCGGTTACCATCGAAAAAGGAAAGAGTGGCAAAAAAATACACTGAAGTTAAAAAGCAAGTAAATCAAGAAGCAA GTACAAAACTCATTACTTTCCATGGTGATATGCCCTACCCTTCAAGTGAAATCATTGAAAAGCTAGAGTCACTCGATGAAGAGGATGTTGTAGGATCGGGAGGATTTGGCACTGTATACAGAATGGTTATGAATGATTGTGGTACCTTTGCTGTTAAAAGGATTGATAGAAGTCGGGAAGGATGTGATCAAGTTTTTGAGAGGGAGTTAGAGATCTTGGGTAGTATTAAGCATATAAATCTAGTTAACCTGCGAGGCTACTGCAGGCTCCCTGTTTCAAAGCTTCTCATATATGATTATCTAGCTATGGGCAGTTTAGATGATTTGTTACATG AGCATGGGATGGAAGAGCGGCCTTTGAACTGGAATGCTCGTTTAAAAATAGCCCTGGGTTCTGCTCGAGGCATAGCATACCTGCACCATGACTGCTCTCCGAAGATAGTACACCGTGACATAAAATCGAGCAACATTCTTCTAAATGAAAACTTGGATCCCCATGTCTCTGACTTTGGTCTTGCAAAGCTTTTGGTGGATGAGGATGCCCATGTTACGACAGTGGTGGCTGGCACCTTTGGCTATCTGGCTCCAG AGTATCTGCAAAGTGGGAGAGCCACCCAGAAGTCAGATGTATATAGCTTCGGAGTTCTATTGCTAGAGCTTGTGACCGGAAAAAGACCAACTGATCCAACGTTTGTAAAACGAGGCTTAAATGTTGTTGGTTGG ATGAACACCCAATTGAAAGAAAACAGGTTGCATGAAGTAGTAGACAAAAGGTGCAAAGATGCGGATGCTGAAACCGTGGAAGCAATTCTTGAAATCGCGGCAAGGTGCACCGATGCAAACCCTGATGACCGGCCATCAATGAACCAGGTATTGCAGTTGCTAGAGCAAGAGGTCATGTCACCGTGCCCGAGCGATTTCTACGAGTCTCATTCGGATCATTGCTGA
- the LOC137711309 gene encoding (+)-cis,trans-nepetalactol synthase NEPS1-like: MADSVDTVSVSQTIQKLQGKVAVVTGGASGIGEATARKFALHGARAVVVADVQDDKGQNVAASIGPDRSTYIHCDVTDEDQVKILIESTVKIYGRLDVMFSNAGIGSASKQTVMDFDLSNYDKLMAVNVRGMAACVKHAAKAMVEGNVRGSIVCTASVAASVGRPFFTDYTMSKHAVLGLMRSASLQLGAYGIRVNCVSPGPVVTPLLCSFYKVEAEDAGKLFEPRFRLKAAGKMLSAESVADAALFLASDDSEFVTGHNLAVDGGVKT, from the coding sequence ATGGCGGACTCAGTCGACACTGTCTCAGTCAGCCAAACCATCCAAAAGCTTCAAGGAAAGGTCGCAGTCGTCACTGGTGGAGCCAGTGGCATCGGTGAAGCAACCGCACGGAAATTTGCCTTGCATGGCGCACGTGCCGTGGTTGTCGCCGATGTCCAGGACGACAAAGGCCAAAACGTAGCCGCATCGATCGGTCCTGACCGCTCCACTTACATCCACTGTGACGTGACCGACGAGGACCAGGTCAAAATCTTGATAGAATCCACAGTCAAGATCTACGGCCGCCTCGATGTGATGTTCAGCAACGCCGGCATTGGCAGCGCTTCAAAGCAGACCGTGATGGACTTCGACCTCTCCAACTACGACAAGCTCATGGCGGTCAACGTCCGCGGGATGGCGGCGTGTGTGAAGCATGCGGCGAAGGCCATGGTCGAGGGCAACGTGAGAGGGAGCATCGTGTGCACGGCGAGCGTGGCAGCGAGTGTTGGGAGGCCGTTCTTCACGGACTACACGATGTCGAAGCATGCGGTGTTGGGATTGATGAGGTCGGCGAGTCTGCAGCTGGGCGCGTACGGGATACGCGTCAACTGTGTCTCACCGGGACCGGTGGTGACGCCGTTACTATGCTCGTTTTACAAGGTGGAGGCTGAGGATGCTGGAAAGTTGTTCGAGCCGCGCTTTAGGTTGAAAGCCGCAGGGAAGATGCTGTCGGCGGAGAGTGTGGCGGACGCCGCCCTTTTTTTGGCTTCGGATGACTCTGAATTTGTCACTGGCCATAATTTGGCTGTAGATGGTGGAGTTAAAACATAA